One segment of Antennarius striatus isolate MH-2024 chromosome 5, ASM4005453v1, whole genome shotgun sequence DNA contains the following:
- the tfeb gene encoding transcription factor EB: protein MASRIGMRMQLMRDQLQQEEQRERQQQQQQQQNAALQYMQHCVAGPPAPSPAISTPQHYQSMQVPVEILKVQTHLENPTDYHIRQSLKQQVKEYLSTTYATKQTVHAVAGLVPPSPPTNIGPTGGSASAPPPLRSPHVHTEQLMSGNSAPNSPMAMLNIGCSQEKEMDEVIEDIISMQSNYDDIQGYIDSVQMPNTLPLSSSHLDVYTGPGMKGPGIAMTSNSCPANLTIKRELSEARALAKERQKKDNHNLIERRRRFNINDRIKELGTMIPKTNDLDVRWNKGTILRASVEYIKRMQKDVQRTREVENNFKRMEMANKQLLLRIQELEMQARLHGLPSNATSGLNAADLMATYIKQETSPEENLPHPQAQVHHQAQHLHQNQAHLQAQQHHFHPQTHFHHQGQPQHRHMPPLPHHLQPQPPIQFPSVGSSQPFDFAQSLEMSDGMPSFSDGMSGLGDLGGLDLQGRRGELGFLMMDEPLSPMGGDPLLSTMSPEASVDSSRRSSFSIEDGDIL from the exons ATGGCCTCGCGAATTGGCATGCGGATGCAG cTAATGCGAGACCAGCTGCAGCAAGAGGAGCAGCgtgagaggcagcagcagcagcaacagcagcagaatgCAGCTCTGCAATACATGCAGCATTGTGTTGCTGGTCCACCTGCACCCAGCCCAGCCATAAGCACCCCACAGCATTACCAAAGCATGCAGGTCCCTGTGGAGATTCTCAAG GTACAGACGCACCTTGAGAATCCTACAGACTATCACATCCGTCAGTCTCTTAAGCAGCAGGTGAAAGAGTATCTATCCACCACCTACGCCACCAAACAG ACGGTCCATGCAGTAGCAGGGCTGGTGCCACCCTCTCCACCCACAAACATCGGACCTACAGGGGGTTCAGCGTCCGCCCCTCCACCCCTCCGTTCCCCACACGTGCATACCGAGCAGCTCATGTCTGGTAATAGCGCCCCCAATAGCCCCATGGCCATGCTCAACATTGGCTGCAGCCAGGAGAAGGAG ATGGATGAGGTAATTGAAGACATCATCAGCATGCAGTCGAATTATGATGACATTCAGGGATACATTGACTCTGTCCAGATGCCAAACACA CTCCCCCTGTCTAGCAGTCACCTTGATGTGTATACGGGTCCAGGGATGAAGGGCCCCGGCATCGCCATGACCAGCAACTCCTGCCCTGCCAACCTGACCATCAAAAGAGAGCTTTCAG AAGCCCGAGCTCTGGCCaaggagagacagaagaaagacaacCACAATCTGA ttgaaaggaggaggagattcAACATCAACGATCGTATCAAGGAGCTGGGAACTATGATCCCCAAAACCAATGACCT TGATGTGCGCTGGAACAAAGGCACCATATTGCGAGCATCTGTAGAATACATTAAACGCATGCAGAAGGATGTTCAGAGGACCAGAGAAGTGGAGAACAACTTCAAACGAATGGAGATGGCCAACAAGCAGCTGCTGCTACGCATCCAG GAGTTGGAAATGCAAGCTCGCCTGCACGGCCTGCCCAGCAACGCTACCTCTGGCCTGAACGCGGCTGACCTGATGGCAACTTACATCAAACAAGAGACCAGCCCAGAGGAGAATCTGCCTCACCCCCAGGCACAAGTCCATCACCAGGCCCAGCACTTGCACCAGAACCAGGCTCATCTTCAGGCTCAGCAGCACCACTTCCACCCACAGACCCATTTTCACCACCAGGGCCAGCCTCAGCACCGGCATATGCCGCCACtcccccaccacctccagcCCCAACCACCTATTCAGTTCCCATCCGTTGGCAGCTCCCAGCCCTTTGACTTTGCCCAGTCACTAGAAATGTCTGATGGGATGCCCAGCTTCTCAGACGGCATGTCGGGGCTAGGTGACCTGGGCGGACTGGACCTGCAGGGGAGGAGAGGTGAGTTGGGCTTCCTGATGATGGACGAGCCCCTGTCTCCCATGGGTGGGGACCCACTGCTCTCCACCATGTCCCCTGAAGCCTCAGTCGACTCCAGCCGCAGATCTAGCTTCAGCATTGAGGATGGAGACATACTGTAG